ACCCTTTGTAAGCCTTTTCAAAAACCTCTTGTCTTCAATTTGGATTAAAACAAAGTCCCCTTCTTGGATTTGCATTACCTTCTTATTTCAAACACCATGGGGATCAAAAGGGAGTATCCCATCTGTTGCCAATGGGCTATTTCTGTAATTGCCGAAGGCACAGTTTCCACAAAGGGATAAAGATCCTTTATCTTTGTGTTCTTTGGCGAACACCTCCAATTCTCTACCGTGAGAGACCACCACTATGTCAATGTCTTCAAGGTTGAAGTTGTAAGGCGGATTGGTTAAAACGAATATAACATTTGAGATCCAACCAAGGGCAGGTCTTAACTTTTCTGGATGGTCCAAGAAAAGCTCATAAACTACCCTAAAGGGTTTTTTGTATTCCGTCTGAACAAACTTAGCTTCCTCTGTTGCAAAGGCGAAGGTAAAAAAGATGAGAAAACTTAAAAATGCCTTCAGCATAGAGAATAAATTTAATCCTAATCATGCGTGTTGCGGTTGGTATGAGCGGTGGTGTGGATAGCAGTGTTAGTGCTCTTCTTCTGAAAGAAAGAGGCTATGAAGTTATAGGCATTACTCTGAGGTTTCACAAAGAGGTGTGCGATGAACTCAGGGTTTGCTGTTCTCCAAAGGACGTGCAGGATGCGGTTAAGGTTTCCCAAAGGCTTGGTATTCCGCACCTTACCTTAGATTGGGAAAAACTCTTTGAGGAAAAGGTAATAGCTCCTTTTGTTAAAGCACATATGGAAGGTAAAACGCCCAATCCCTGTGCTGTGTGCAATAGGGATGTAAAAACAGGCTTTCTTGCAAGATACCTAAGACAAGTGGCGCTTATAGATAAACTGGCAACAGGACATTATGCCAAGATTGTAGATTACAAAGGAAGGAAATTAATTGCAAGGGCTAAGGACTTAAAAAGGGATCAATCTTACTTTATGGCTCTTTTGAGGGAAGAAGACATAGAGCTTTTGGAATTCCCGTTGGGAGATTTGACAAAGGAAGAGGTTAGAGCTTTGGCAGTCAAATACGGGCTTGAGGTAGCCCAAAAACCGGACTCTCAGGATGTTTGCTTTTTGATGGGGAAAGATGTAGGCACTTTTTTGATGGATAGGGTGGGGAAAAGAGAGGGAGTGTTTATCTACAAAGGAAAGGTTGTAGGAAAACACGACGGTTTTTACAAATACACTATAGGTCAAAGAAAGGGCTTAGGGGTTGCCCTTGGAAAGCCAGTGTATGTTGTTGGTTTAGACCCAGAAAAAAATGTAGTATGGCTCGGAGAGGAAGAAGCTCTGTATCGGGATTGGCTTATTTTAAGGGACTTAAACTTTCACCTTCCTTTATCTATGTGGGACAGGCCAAAAGCTCAGGTGAGGTATAGGAACACTCCCGTTGGCGTTAAGCACATAAAAAAGTTAGAAGATGGAAGATACAAAGTCTTTTTTGAAGAAAAGGTTAGAGGAATAACACCAGGTCAGGTTTGTGCCTTCTATGAGGAAGACGTGCTTATTGCAGGTGGAATAATAGAGGAATAAATTTATAAGCAATGGAAAAGGAAAGAGAGGAGTTGAAGGTGGAAAGCTTGGAACAAGAAGTAAAGGAAATGAGGGAAGAGGTAAGAAAAATCTTTGAACTGCTATTGCCACCAAAAGAAGTAAGAAGGGAAATAATGAAGAATCTATACACCATTGAGCTGTCTGTTCTGAAGATTTTCAAAACCCTTTTGGACTACAAAACTCAGGAGCTTGAGAAGAAGATAGAGGGCAAGGAGGAAGTCAAGAAGGAAAAGGTAAAAAGGATACAAGTGGAATAAAAATCCAATGATTATCTCAAAGTTTTGTCTAATATGAGCTCCTTTTCCTCTTGGTGTGAAAGTTTTCTGTGAATGATTACCCTTATGCTTTCTGAGTCCTCTGGTATATCTAACTCTAAGGGTTTTCCATACTCAAGGGCTGTTTTTGCCTGTGCAGAAAGAAGTTTTCTTATGGTTTTTTGTCCTTCGGATGTGTTGGCGACAACGGTTATGTAAAGCTTTGGGTCTCCTTGGTCTGCGGTGGGAAGGTTGTGAGGCACTCCCACGTTAGTTATGTAAAGTTTGTCTTTCTTAACTTCAAGCCTTAGGTCCTCTGGCTTTGCCTTCAAAGCTGGAAACTCGTGGGAGTGTCTGGGTTTGGATAGGTGGAAAAGGTGAAAGGGGAATTTTTGAATAAGGTCCTTTTTACCAAGGCTTGGCATGTGACAATCTTGACAGCTTTTTTGTATGCCGGTAGCTTGCCATTGTTTGAAGGTTTCTTGATGACAACCTGCACAAAAGTTGGACTTTGTATAGCTTATGTCCTGCTTTGAAGGATGGGGAGGGGACCAAACTTTTAACGGTCCATGCATAGCCTTAGTTTCCTCCTTAAAGTGACAGGCTACACAACCAATACCATCCTCTTTGAACTCCACTCTAAGAACTGGCTCTTTGTCTGGGTCCACCTGGTGGGGAGCGTGACAGGAAAGACACTTGTTCTTAGTGTAGTTTTCAGACTCTAACCTAAAGTGTTCGCTTATCCAAGCCTTGGCGTGTCTGCTGTTTTTCCATTCTTCAAAGATTTCCCTATGACAATCAGAACATCTTTTAGCCTCCGGTCTTTGCAAAAGGTCCTCTTCCCTTGCTATCTCCTCAAACTTTTCACAGCCAAAAAGAAAAAACAGCAGGAAAACGAAAATCATTTTCTAAAAGCTTCCTGCACCATGGCAGGCACAAGGTGGGTGTTGTGGCATCTGCTGCAAGATTGGCCTATTACAGCCATAGCCTTAAATATGGCATCCCTGTTTGGTTGTGGTTCTTTAAGCAGTCTTTCTATGGATGATAGAGCTTCTTCGTGCGCCTTGTTAAAGATAATCTGTTCGGATGCTTTGTTTGTATGACACTTAGAGCAAACCGCTCGACTACCCTTAACTCTTTCCACAAAAGCTTCACCCGCTTCCCTTGCCTTTTGCACATCCCCTTGAATTAAAAAGATCCTCAGAGCTTTCATAGAGTCTGACATCTTCCTCATATAATCTTTGGAGCTCAGCTGAGAAAATTCCACCGGATCCTCCATTTTTAGGTTAGCAAAGGGTGGATAATGATAAACGAGCTTAACCGCTATTTGGTTATCTGCATGGCATTTTTGACAGGTTTGTCCAAGATCCTGTGAGATTTTTAAAACCTGATCTATGTTCTTAGCCTGCACTGCCTTTACCAACTGGTCTGCCAAAGCAGGCTTGAAATACTGCTTCCACTCTGGAACCATGTTTTGAGCTCTACTGTATGCATCTTTTAGTCTGTTTGCCCATTCTAAAGCCTTGTCCCATTTACCTTCGTTTATGTTCAACCTAATGCCATAAAAAGCACCGCTCATTTCGTGCATTACACCAACATACTCAAACTTATTGGACTGGGGAGGATAGTATTTTCCCAAAGAAGTCGGTGGTTTTTTTAAGATTATCTGATCTGCGCCAAAGGCAATACCAAAAAATACCATGCTAAAGAAAAGTTTTTTCATGGCTTAACCTCCCTTTCTTCTAAGAAAAAATATAATTCAACAGAAAACAAATGTTGGAACAACAGCAGGTGGTTATAATAAAAGCTAAATGTATATTAAAAAGCTTAAAAACCTTCAGGGTAAGCCAAGTTCCTGTGAGGCAGTCGATGGAAGGAATTCTAAGCAGGAGCTGGTAAAAGCCAGCCAAAGTGCCTGGCATTCCTTCCCTTTTCTTGGGAAGGTTCTACCAAGGGACCTTTTCCCTTTTCCGCTTGTGCTTGTGGAAGCCCTGTGGGATAGGGCTAACAGCAGTTCTTTGATTTTCTACTCAAACCATGTTATGTTTATCTATGTGGATAGGAGTTAAAAAATGAAAGAGCAAATCCTTAGCTATGAGCTAACTCTTCCACAAAGAATTTATCCCCACCTTGATAGGCTTTTTTCTGTCTTTAAAAACCAAGTTAATTCCTACATCCCAAAACTATGGAACGAAAAAGGTTTTAAGCTTTTGTCCCAAAAGGGCTCTGCTGTGGGAATTTTGAAAAAAGCATTCCCTACTCCTGAAGGCATCCCTTCAAGAGTCTTTAGAAACGTCCTTGAGCTAACAGGACAAATCATCAGAAGTCAGATAGAAAGAAAAGAAGTGTTTGAGAAGTTGCTGAAGGGAGAAGAAGTCAAAGGCTACAGCAAAAACTTAGTTTTAAACATCCAAAGACAGATAGAAAACCTTAGAAAGAAAGGAGAAGAAGTTAATTGCTATTTTAACTTTCCCTATCCAGAGTTTGACGGTCAAATAGTTATTACTTCTGCAGATGACAACCTTGAAAAAGGACAGTTTAGAAGGTTAAAGCTCTCAGGAAACTTTTTAGAGTTCAGCATAAAGGTTCTTACGCAAAAAGGTTGGGAATGGATAAGTGTTAAGAAGCTTATTCCTGAAAGACTTAGAAGAGCTTTAATGAAGGCTAAGGAAGTTAAAGCGGTGTTGATAAAAAAGGTCTTGCTAAAAAGTGGATACCACATCTACAGGCTTGTTATTCCTTTAAGTTTTGAAGTAAAAGAGCCTGAAAAAGTAGAGAGAGTATTAGCCTTAG
Above is a genomic segment from Thermocrinis jamiesonii containing:
- the mnmA gene encoding tRNA 2-thiouridine(34) synthase MnmA, which translates into the protein MRVAVGMSGGVDSSVSALLLKERGYEVIGITLRFHKEVCDELRVCCSPKDVQDAVKVSQRLGIPHLTLDWEKLFEEKVIAPFVKAHMEGKTPNPCAVCNRDVKTGFLARYLRQVALIDKLATGHYAKIVDYKGRKLIARAKDLKRDQSYFMALLREEDIELLEFPLGDLTKEEVRALAVKYGLEVAQKPDSQDVCFLMGKDVGTFLMDRVGKREGVFIYKGKVVGKHDGFYKYTIGQRKGLGVALGKPVYVVGLDPEKNVVWLGEEEALYRDWLILRDLNFHLPLSMWDRPKAQVRYRNTPVGVKHIKKLEDGRYKVFFEEKVRGITPGQVCAFYEEDVLIAGGIIEE
- a CDS encoding multiheme c-type cytochrome, giving the protein MIFVFLLFFLFGCEKFEEIAREEDLLQRPEAKRCSDCHREIFEEWKNSRHAKAWISEHFRLESENYTKNKCLSCHAPHQVDPDKEPVLRVEFKEDGIGCVACHFKEETKAMHGPLKVWSPPHPSKQDISYTKSNFCAGCHQETFKQWQATGIQKSCQDCHMPSLGKKDLIQKFPFHLFHLSKPRHSHEFPALKAKPEDLRLEVKKDKLYITNVGVPHNLPTADQGDPKLYITVVANTSEGQKTIRKLLSAQAKTALEYGKPLELDIPEDSESIRVIIHRKLSHQEEKELILDKTLR